From the genome of Flavobacteriales bacterium, one region includes:
- a CDS encoding efflux RND transporter periplasmic adaptor subunit — MRTNILILAVLLGLASCGGEKTLEEKKAALEAKKVELAKLQNEVNKMEQDLLAEDPTFGEKKEVGILVEVKKVSPEEFEHHFEVNGSLEAVEQANISPEQGGQIKQILVKEGDRVTAGATLATLNVSVFQTSLQEIDNGIELAQTVFDRQARLWEQKIGSEIQYLEAKNRLESAQKKRETLVAQMAMSTVKAPFAGVVDRIYQKEGELAAPGLPMLTLVNMSEMKVKADVSENYVQSVKENAHVDVDFPSFGITTSATIRQVSNIINPSNRTFSVEVRVPNSTGALKPNGVATLRIKDFEVKDALVVPAISIGKDAKGAFLFVIVEEDGKTKAVKKYVQTGRTSDGKTRVTEGLMSGDRVVVEGYNEVANGDLVRIEG; from the coding sequence ATGAGAACAAACATTTTAATACTTGCCGTGCTTTTAGGACTTGCCTCTTGCGGAGGAGAAAAAACCCTCGAAGAGAAAAAAGCTGCGCTTGAAGCCAAGAAAGTGGAGCTGGCAAAGCTTCAGAATGAAGTGAACAAGATGGAACAAGACCTTCTGGCTGAAGACCCAACTTTTGGAGAGAAAAAAGAGGTGGGAATTCTGGTTGAGGTGAAAAAAGTATCGCCAGAAGAATTTGAGCATCACTTTGAAGTAAATGGAAGTTTGGAAGCTGTAGAGCAGGCCAACATCAGCCCAGAGCAAGGCGGACAGATCAAGCAGATCCTTGTAAAAGAAGGAGACAGAGTGACTGCTGGAGCAACGCTTGCCACGCTGAACGTGAGTGTATTCCAGACCAGTTTGCAGGAAATTGACAATGGGATTGAATTGGCACAGACAGTCTTCGACAGACAAGCACGTTTGTGGGAACAGAAGATCGGTTCTGAGATTCAATACCTGGAAGCTAAAAACCGCTTAGAAAGTGCCCAGAAAAAACGAGAAACGCTCGTAGCCCAAATGGCCATGAGCACCGTAAAAGCTCCATTTGCTGGTGTTGTAGACCGCATCTATCAGAAAGAAGGCGAATTGGCTGCTCCTGGCCTACCAATGCTCACATTGGTGAACATGAGCGAAATGAAGGTAAAGGCAGATGTTTCCGAGAACTACGTGCAATCAGTGAAGGAAAACGCCCATGTGGATGTCGATTTCCCTTCATTCGGAATCACTACAAGCGCTACCATCCGTCAGGTAAGCAACATCATCAATCCATCTAACAGAACATTCAGCGTAGAAGTGCGCGTTCCTAATTCGACAGGAGCACTGAAACCGAATGGAGTTGCCACACTAAGAATAAAGGATTTTGAGGTGAAGGATGCATTGGTTGTTCCTGCCATTAGCATTGGTAAAGATGCCAAAGGTGCTTTCCTTTTCGTGATCGTTGAAGAAGACGGAAAAACCAAGGCCGTGAAAAAATACGTTCAAACTGGCCGCACAAGTGACGGAAAGACGCGTGTTACGGAAGGTCTTATGAGCGGTGACCGTGTAGTTGTTGAAGGATACAACGAGGTAGCTAATGGCGACCTTGTAAGAATTGAAGGATAA
- a CDS encoding TolC family protein — protein MRNLLIPVCLLFSYNLSWAQEDGTVMELGVREAIHFAQQNSQKAKTAEIDISQADKDVWIQASKGLPIVNGTANFTNFIDLPTSIIPAEAFGAPAGTPPIAAQFGQKYTMDAGLTVGLQLFDGYYIIGVKGAKGYQKMSRDMAKMTQNEIETIIAESYYTSQIAKENVRLLGVNIANTEKTVAETKELYKAGFAEEMDVEQLDLLMNTLKNREQMAKRQHEATLNLLKYQMGMPVKTPIILKDDLETLWTLQSSESLLSQELKLDENLAYNLIKQDVVMHGYLVKLEEAKYYPKLNAFFDYKYQAFRNQFDFFDGSKSWYPQTLWGVKLSVPIWDNLGGLSSINKAKLEQQKIKNKLADMEQALTLQAITARDGFVSALEQLETSEKNIDLATRIKEKTLFRYKEGMATSMELTTVENQLVQAQADYINTLFSAMDAKLELYKALENN, from the coding sequence ATGAGAAATCTACTCATACCAGTTTGCCTTCTTTTCAGCTACAACCTTTCCTGGGCTCAGGAGGATGGAACCGTAATGGAATTGGGCGTGCGAGAAGCCATTCATTTTGCACAACAGAATAGTCAGAAGGCGAAGACCGCTGAAATTGACATCAGTCAGGCCGATAAGGATGTTTGGATTCAAGCATCTAAAGGACTGCCCATTGTGAACGGTACAGCCAACTTCACCAATTTCATTGACCTGCCTACCAGCATCATTCCGGCCGAAGCTTTCGGTGCACCTGCAGGAACTCCTCCAATTGCTGCCCAGTTCGGACAGAAGTATACGATGGATGCAGGTCTTACGGTTGGGCTTCAACTTTTTGATGGCTATTACATCATTGGTGTAAAAGGCGCCAAGGGTTATCAGAAAATGAGCCGCGATATGGCCAAAATGACCCAGAACGAAATTGAGACGATCATTGCCGAATCATACTACACGTCTCAAATAGCCAAAGAAAATGTTCGTCTTCTGGGAGTGAATATCGCCAACACGGAAAAAACAGTGGCTGAAACCAAGGAATTGTATAAAGCAGGTTTTGCAGAAGAAATGGACGTGGAGCAATTGGACCTTCTGATGAACACGCTGAAAAACCGCGAGCAAATGGCCAAACGTCAGCACGAAGCAACGCTCAATCTTCTTAAGTACCAGATGGGTATGCCAGTTAAGACTCCGATCATACTTAAGGACGACCTCGAAACACTTTGGACATTGCAATCAAGTGAATCGCTGCTTTCTCAAGAACTGAAGTTGGATGAAAACCTTGCCTACAATCTGATAAAGCAGGATGTGGTGATGCACGGGTATCTGGTAAAACTGGAAGAAGCCAAATACTATCCAAAACTGAACGCATTCTTCGATTACAAGTATCAGGCATTCAGAAACCAATTCGACTTCTTTGACGGAAGCAAATCATGGTATCCGCAAACGCTTTGGGGAGTAAAACTGAGTGTGCCTATCTGGGACAACCTTGGTGGTCTTTCCAGCATCAACAAGGCCAAATTGGAACAACAGAAGATCAAGAACAAATTGGCCGACATGGAACAAGCACTCACGCTGCAAGCAATTACAGCTAGAGATGGTTTTGTATCTGCCTTAGAACAACTCGAAACGAGCGAAAAGAACATTGACCTGGCCACCCGAATCAAGGAAAAAACCCTTTTCCGTTATAAAGAAGGAATGGCCACTAGCATGGAATTGACAACTGTAGAGAATCAACTGGTGCAGGCTCAGGCCGATTACATTAATACCTTATTCTCGGCCATGGATGCCAAACTTGAACTATACAAAGCTTTAGAAAACAACTGA
- a CDS encoding TetR/AcrR family transcriptional regulator, with the protein MEEKAQNIIDQAIALFTQYGVKSLTMDDLARHMGISKKTLYQVVADKAELVSRTIQYYIDQDVCALNLVHEESENAIEEMFMIAQRVSEHLKQMHPSILYDLEKYYPKAFKIFQEYKVKDIQGCVARNIKDGIEQGLYRDNINIPIVTGIYIGRMDIIFDQKLFPASKYSPTEVYFEAIRYHIRGIASEKGIEYLKDKFKTLDTQNPIF; encoded by the coding sequence TTGGAAGAGAAAGCTCAAAATATCATCGATCAGGCCATTGCCCTTTTCACCCAATATGGTGTGAAGAGTCTGACAATGGACGACCTGGCGCGGCACATGGGCATTTCCAAAAAAACGCTTTATCAGGTAGTTGCAGATAAAGCTGAATTGGTGAGCAGAACCATTCAGTATTACATAGATCAAGATGTGTGCGCGCTGAATCTCGTACACGAAGAAAGCGAGAATGCCATTGAAGAAATGTTCATGATCGCGCAACGAGTAAGCGAGCATTTGAAGCAAATGCATCCTTCTATCTTGTACGACCTTGAGAAGTACTACCCAAAAGCATTCAAGATCTTTCAAGAATACAAAGTGAAGGATATTCAAGGTTGCGTGGCTCGAAACATCAAGGATGGCATTGAGCAAGGGCTTTACCGCGATAACATCAACATTCCGATCGTTACAGGAATTTACATCGGTCGAATGGACATCATCTTCGATCAAAAGTTATTTCCTGCATCCAAATACAGTCCTACAGAAGTGTATTTCGAAGCCATTCGCTACCACATTCGTGGCATTGCCAGCGAAAAAGGCATTGAATACCTGAAAGACAAATTCAAAACATTAGACACACAGAATCCTATTTTCTAA
- a CDS encoding response regulator transcription factor → MNKTQAFRILLVEDDANLGFVINDLLEMEGYTVRWAKDGEMGAKMFHEFEPHISILDIMLPKKDGYTLGEELKQKNPQAPIVFLTARGMESDRIKGFKAGADDYVTKPFSNQEFVLRLKAVLSRCYPDVTSTVKNEFVVGAFNFNPNNYTLTHSGDERQLTQKESDVLKLLCQNINETVKRDLILSTVWGNTDYFTGRSLDVFISKLRKYLKEDPKIIIENVHGVGFRLRLND, encoded by the coding sequence ATGAATAAAACACAAGCATTTAGAATTCTGTTGGTTGAGGATGATGCAAACCTTGGTTTTGTGATCAATGACCTTCTGGAAATGGAAGGATACACCGTTAGATGGGCCAAGGATGGCGAAATGGGCGCCAAGATGTTCCATGAATTCGAACCGCATATCTCTATTCTCGACATCATGTTGCCCAAAAAGGATGGATACACCTTGGGCGAAGAATTGAAACAGAAGAATCCACAAGCACCTATTGTGTTTCTGACCGCCAGAGGAATGGAATCTGACCGTATTAAAGGCTTCAAGGCAGGTGCAGATGATTACGTGACCAAACCCTTCAGCAATCAGGAATTTGTGCTGCGACTGAAAGCAGTACTAAGTAGATGTTATCCTGATGTTACGAGTACGGTGAAGAACGAATTTGTGGTCGGAGCCTTCAATTTCAATCCGAACAATTATACACTTACCCATTCAGGAGATGAACGGCAACTGACGCAAAAGGAATCGGATGTATTGAAATTGCTTTGCCAGAACATCAACGAAACCGTAAAACGAGACCTGATCCTTAGCACCGTTTGGGGCAACACCGACTATTTTACGGGTAGAAGTTTGGATGTGTTCATTTCAAAACTGAGAAAGTACCTGAAAGAAGACCCAAAGATTATCATTGAAAATGTTCATGGCGTTGGGTTCCGTCTCAGGCTGAACGATTGA
- a CDS encoding HAMP domain-containing histidine kinase, giving the protein MTRQTIRIVIALATISIIGLFATQLFWMNKAFDLREREFNDRVNIALRSVAKEIMILNKDSSDVPPVSQISSNYFIVSTNDTLHPYLLERLLDDAFRSRNIDINFEYSIYDCFTDSLVYGGMVTLSEEPTEPSAPPDLPKWERDSHYFAIYFPEKDSYLISQMSIWLFSSGILLVVIVFFAYTLWVILKQKKLSEIKNDFINNMTHEFKTPISTISASAEMLKAGNLDDDKVKRARYYQMIAEESNRLKLQVEKVLEMAQFEKNEIDLNLVSSNIHELIEKAAASVQIQMDERNGIIEFDLKAQQPQLKVDELHFTNIIRNLLDNAIKYCLVEPRILISTSDTKNGISIFIKDNGIGIDTVQKKQVFEKFYRVPTGNIHNVKGFGLGLYYVKSLVQAHNGTVDVTSDSSGSTFKIFLPYLK; this is encoded by the coding sequence ATGACAAGACAGACCATCAGAATCGTAATCGCGCTAGCAACCATTTCCATCATCGGACTGTTTGCCACGCAGCTTTTCTGGATGAACAAGGCATTCGATCTGCGAGAGCGCGAATTCAACGATCGAGTGAATATTGCCTTGCGGTCGGTGGCCAAGGAGATCATGATCCTTAACAAGGATTCTTCCGATGTGCCGCCCGTAAGCCAAATTTCCTCCAATTACTTCATCGTTAGCACCAACGATACCCTGCATCCGTATCTGCTCGAACGTCTGTTGGACGATGCATTCCGAAGCAGGAACATCGACATCAATTTTGAATACAGCATTTACGATTGCTTTACCGACAGCTTGGTTTACGGTGGCATGGTCACATTATCAGAAGAGCCCACAGAACCATCAGCACCACCCGACCTTCCTAAATGGGAACGCGACAGTCATTATTTCGCCATCTATTTTCCGGAGAAAGACAGTTACCTCATCAGTCAGATGAGCATTTGGCTCTTCAGTTCGGGTATTCTATTGGTGGTCATTGTCTTCTTTGCATACACGCTTTGGGTCATTCTAAAACAGAAGAAATTGTCCGAGATCAAAAACGATTTCATCAATAATATGACCCACGAGTTCAAAACGCCTATTTCTACCATAAGCGCTTCGGCAGAAATGCTGAAAGCTGGAAATCTGGACGATGATAAGGTAAAACGTGCCCGCTATTATCAAATGATTGCAGAGGAAAGCAATCGATTGAAACTACAAGTGGAGAAAGTGCTTGAAATGGCGCAATTTGAGAAGAACGAAATTGACCTGAATCTGGTCTCATCCAACATTCACGAATTGATAGAAAAAGCGGCTGCCAGCGTTCAGATCCAGATGGACGAACGAAACGGGATCATCGAATTCGACCTCAAGGCACAACAACCACAACTGAAAGTGGATGAACTGCACTTCACCAATATCATCCGCAACCTATTGGATAATGCCATCAAGTATTGTCTTGTAGAACCACGCATCCTCATCTCCACATCCGACACTAAGAATGGCATCAGTATTTTCATAAAAGACAACGGAATTGGCATTGATACCGTTCAGAAAAAGCAGGTTTTCGAAAAATTCTATCGTGTGCCAACCGGAAACATCCATAACGTGAAAGGCTTTGGCCTTGGACTGTACTACGTAAAATCGTTGGTACAGGCGCACAACGGAACGGTGGATGTGACCAGCGACTCAAGTGGAAGCACCTTCAAAATCTTTCTACCGTATTTGAAATGA